The following proteins come from a genomic window of Panicum hallii strain FIL2 chromosome 8, PHallii_v3.1, whole genome shotgun sequence:
- the LOC112902518 gene encoding RING-H2 finger protein ATL56-like: protein MEEELGEWLMMAMWYFGLALTYGSLVVTVILLISEVLAGLQRWRNKLAGERLLESIPGVPYHPLPEGSPPSCVICIEEYERGERCFVMPGCAHMFHRECMRKWLRQGNPTCPICRATLLVAPAAAAEERVSTVENMV from the coding sequence ATGGAAGAAGAATTAGGGGAGTGGCTGATGATGGCCATGTGGTATTTCGGCCTCGCGCTCACCTACGGTTCCCTGGTGGTCACGGTAATCTTACTAATCTCCGAGGTGCTGGCCGGCCTCCAACGCTGGCGCAACAAGCTCGCCGGCGAGCGCCTGCTGGAGAGCATACCCGGCGTCCCGTACCACCCGCTGCCCGAGGGGTCGCCGCCGTCGTGCGTGATCTGCATTGAGGAGTACGAGCGCGGAGAGAGGTGCTTCGTCATGCCGGGATGCGCTCACATGTTCCACAGAGAATGCATGCGCAAGTGGCTGCGTCAAGGCAACCCCACCTGCCCAATCTGTAGAGCAACACTACTAGTCGcgcccgcagcagcagcagaagaacgtgttagcacggtagagaaCATGGTGTAG
- the LOC112902519 gene encoding RING-H2 finger protein ATL39-like: MAAATNSSSVELAVIDPSILSSTGGARVLFRWLGWGALCLVAAALGLIALAVVAEAVAQEAARRHRQAALARRKREQRLRRRQRCRMMSSLRDAPYEQLIADGMVRNPCVICRAEYEVGETCSLLPRCTHTFHKHCIAAWLRHHTTCPICDATVARSCT; encoded by the coding sequence atggccgccgcgacCAACTCTAGTAGTGTCGAGCTCGCCGTGATCGATCCATCCATCTTGTCGTccacgggcggcgcgcgcgtcttGTTCAGGTGGCTCGGGTGGGGAGCTCTTTGTCTCGTCGCCGCGGCCTTGGGGCTCATAGCCTTGGCTGTCGTCGCCGAGGCAGTCGCCCAGGAagccgcccgccgccaccgccaggcCGCGCTCGCGAGGCGGAAGCGGGAGCAGCGACTCCGGCGTCGGCAGCGGTGCCGGATGATGAGCAGCCTACGTGACGCCCCGTACGAGCAGCTGATTGCAGACGGGATGGTGCGGAACCCGTGCGTGATCTGCCGGGCGGAGTACGAGGTCGGCGAGACGTGCAGCCTCCTGCCGCGGTGCACCCACACGTTCCACAAGCACTGCATCGCCGCTTGGCTGCGACACCACACCACCTGCCCCATCTGCGACGCCACAGTAGCACGGTCGTGTACGTAG
- the LOC112902520 gene encoding RING-H2 finger protein ATL74-like: protein MDAVFLALFIIAAVLVIICLCSKNNHQDQQQADARLPEEMKPVAIAMLDSVTYPRRNAGGDDPLSAVEDCAICLGPFEDGELCSIMPVCRHEFHRDCTVDWLIMACKNTCPLCRAQLLQCSAAAAENMV, encoded by the coding sequence ATGGATGCCGTCTTCCTTGCTCTCTTCATCATCGCAGCAGTCCTTGTCATCATCTGCTTGTGCAGCAAAAACAATCATCAAGACCAGCAGCAGGCGGACGCCCGGCTGCCGGAGGAGATGAAACCCGTCGCCATAGCCATGCTGGACAGCGTCACGTATCCTCGCCGAAACGCCGGCGGTGACGATCCATTATCAGCCGTAGAGGACTGCGCGATCTGCCTGGGGCCGTTTGAGGACGGCGAGCTGTGCAGCATCATGCCAGTCTGCCGCCACGAGTTCCACAGGGACTGCACCGTCGACTGGTTAATCATGGCGTGCAAAAATACCTGTCCCCTGTGCAGAGCTCAACTACTGCAGTGCTCAGCAGCTGCTGCTGAAAACATGGTGTAG
- the LOC112902986 gene encoding protein GRAVITROPIC IN THE LIGHT 1-like, with protein MESATPRTSTRTPTCTVPGLLVGLTKLCKLTKVCAAPALDDETKSQLGNFCGGYDQRLLLIRLFEAMGSLKSAYIKLQRAHIPYDPAKLAFADEIITSELDSVAALQRLCSSSCGIGSLVNERWSLVQELEAETRKRDSDIVLLKRELEALQRENSRLNKQIKSEKPSSVKHTDKGFVVPKEMTAVTPGALSELFKVAAASVHDFAELIATSILVPSDNCVNDAVERSWRRYSLEAHLSRTMLVGVITTTQEEEEEDKEGLKISGACFERIMRLCDPLDALMQYPSSGFSRFCRSRYLAAVPSEMEAAMFRNLDQRAFVARGGHPRTWFYRAFATMARSAWALRVAMARCLKHSHGVRMFYARRGSEYVEEFMESVAVAAPGVREGEGDVEEKLTVAFTVTPGVKVGDTAVACRVLLCHRHHQEGIHSSPMTAVVSKLI; from the coding sequence ATGGAGTCAGCAACACCAAGAACAAGCACAAGGACTCCTACCTGCACCGTTCCTGGGCTCCTAGTCGGCCTCACCAAGCTCtgcaagctcaccaaggtctgCGCAGCGCCAGCACTGGACGATGAGACAAAATCACAACTTGGAAATTTTTGCGGTGGATATGATCAGAGGCTACTTCTCATAAGACTGTTTGAAGCAATGGGATCCCTCAAGTCAGCTTACATCAAGCTCCAGAGAGCTCACATCCCCTACGACCCTGCCAAGCTCGCCTTCGCCGATGAGATTATCACGTCTGAGCTGGATTCAGTAGCAGCTCTGCAGCGCCTGTGCAGTTCCAGTTGTGGGATCGGGTCATTGGTCAACGAGCGGTGGTCCTTGGTTCAGGAACTGGAGGCCGAGACGAGGAAGAGGGATTCAGACATCGTGCTGCTGAAGAGAGAACTGGAGGCGCTGCAGAGGGAGAACTCGAGACTGAACAAGCAGATCAAGAGCGAAAAGCCGTCGTCAGTCAAGCACACTGACAAGGGATTCGTCGTGCCGAAAGAGATGACCGCGGTGACGCCAGGAGCATTGTCGGAGCTGTTCAAGGTGGCAGCAGCATCGGTGCACGACTTTGCAGAGTTGATTGCTACTAGCATTCTGGTACCTTCAGATAACTGCGTGAACGATGCAGTAGAGCGGTCATGGAGGAGGTACTCACTTGAGGCGCACCTGTCGCGAACAATGCTCGTCGGTGTTATTACCACAactcaagaagaagaagaagaagataaaGAAGGGCTGAAAATCAGTGGTGCTTGCTTTGAACGGATCATGAGGTTGTGCGACCCTCTGGACGCCTTGATGCAGTACCCAAGCTCTGGTTTCTCGAGATTCTGCCGGTCCAGATACttggccgccgtgccgtcggAAATGGAGGCGGCAATGTTCCGGAACCTGGACCAGAGGGCGTTCGTGGCGCGCGGCGGGCACCCGAGGACGTGGTTCTACCGGGCGTTCGCGACGATGGCGAGGTCGGCGTGGGCGCTGCGTGTGGCCATGGCGCGGTGCTTAAAGCACAGCCACGGTGTCAGAATGTTCTATGCGAGGAGAGGCAGTGAGTACGTCGAGGAGTTCATGGAGAGCGTGGCAGTGGCTGCACCTGGCGTCAGAGAAGGAGAAGGTGACGTGGAGGAGAAGCTTACGGTTGCCTTCACTGTGACGCCCGGAGTCAAGGTCGGCGACACGGCGGTGGCTTGCAGGGTGCTTCTCTGTCACCGTCATCATCAGGAGGGGATTCATTCAAGTCCAATGACGGCTGTGGTCAGCAAGCTTATTTAA
- the LOC112902761 gene encoding probable serine/threonine-protein kinase WNK8, which translates to MSGPRRCGSRRPAVVGDNTNGYVETDPTGRYGRFDELLGKGAMKSVYRGFDEERGVEVAWNQASLSDVLRTPDAVQRMYSEVQLLSTLRHDAIIGFHASWVDVPRRTFNFITELFSSGTLRSYRLRYPRVSLRAVRSWARQILRGLAYLHAHRPPVIHRDLKCDNLFVNGHQGQVKIGDLGLAAVLREAGQAAHSVIGTPEFMAPEMYDEEYNELVDVYSFGMCMLEMLTVEYPYSECSNPAQIYKKVTAGKLPDAFYRVEDGEARRFIGRCLVAASKRPSAAELLLDPFLLDDHHHVMSTTSCAAVTMAPPPLPPAGPPSSSTCSSSDVSSLGNDHQDVSEDADDPLVARTTEMTITGKLNAEEDTIFLKVQIADETGNNVRNIYFPFDMVNDTATEVAEEMVKELEIRDRDPSEIAAMIEQEIERLLPGRKQQHEYAVNAAHDDDDDESEERPPPFYYLSSSPTSSQSSVCPYASEDFSRPQGGAWSKDYGYYCACLSDDDDMSSSGNQDEAQSPRPEVVGGPSGFSKAQPKNTRFGSSLARQLQRQCSMSPHAGRPRRREDEDRHGRRGRMTRNRSMVDMRSQLLHRTLVEELNRRLFFNTVGAVENIGFRAPTTTTTSSSSSTRGRRSRDDKHHQNYVML; encoded by the exons ATGTCCGGGCCTCGGCGGTGCGgcagccggcggccggcggtagtgGGGGACAACACCAACGGATACGTCGAGACCGATCCCACTGGTCGCTATGGCCGG TTCGACGAGCTGCTCGGCAAGGGCGCGATGAAGTCTGTGTACCGTGGCTTCGACGAGGAgcgcggcgtggaggtggcgtGGAACCAGGCCAGCCTGAGCGACGTCCTCCGGACCCCCGACGCGGTGCAGCGCATGTACTCGGAGGTGCAGCTGCTGAGCACGCTCCGCCACGACGCCATCATCGGCTTCCACGCGTCCTGGGTGGACGTGCCCCGGCGCACCTTCAACTTCATCACCGAGCTCTTCTCCTCCGGCACGCTCCGCTCCTACCGCCTCCGCTACCCGCGCGTGAGCCTCCGCGCCGTCCGGTCCTGGGCGCGCCAGATCCTGCGCGGCCTCGCCTACCTCCACGCCCACCGCCCGCCGGTGATCCACCGCGACCTCAAGTGCGACAACCTCTTCGTGAACGGGCACCAGGGCCAGGTCAAGATCGGCGACCTGGGCCTCGCCGCCGTGCTCCGGGAGGCCGGGCAGGCGGCGCACAGCGTGATCGGGACGCCGGAGTTCATGGCGCCCGAGATGTACGACGAGGAGTACAACGAGCTGGTGGACGTGTACTCGTTCGGCATGTGCATGCTGGAGATGCTCACCGTGGAGTACCCCTACAGCGAGTGCTCCAACCCCGCGCAGATCTACAAGAAGGTCACCGCCGGCAAGCTGCCCGACGCCTTCTACCGGGTGGAGGACGGGGAGGCCCGGCGGTTCATCGGCAGGTGCCTTGTCGCCGCGTCCAAGAGGCCGTCCGCGGCAGAGCTGCTGCTGGATCCGTTCCTACTCGACGATCATCATCACGTCATGTCGACGACGTCGTGTGCCGCCGTGACGATGgcaccgccgccattgccgcctgCTGGTCCTCCTTCTTCTTCGACCTGCAGCAGTTCCGATGTTTCGTCGTTGGGCAATGATCATCAGGATGTAAGTGAGGATGCAGACGATCCTCTAGTGGCCAGGACGACTGAGATGACCATCACCGGCAAGCTGAACGCCGAGGAGGACACCATCTTCCTTAAAGTACAGATCGCCGACGAGACAG GGAATAATGTTCGGAACATCTACTTCCCGTTCGACATGGTGAACGACACGGCGACagaggtggcggaggagatgGTCAAGGAGCTGGAGATCAGGGACCGGGACCCATCGGAGATCGCGGCCATGATCGAGCAGGAGATCGAGAGGCTGCTTCCCGGGCGAAAGCAGCAGCACGAGTATGCTGTGAACGCGGCacatgatgatgatgacgacgaaAGCGAGGAGCGCCCTCCTCCCTTCTACTATCTCTCCTCTtcccccacctcctcccaaaGCTCTGTCTGTCCCTACGCCTCCGAAGACTTCTCTCGCCCACAAGGCGGTGCCTGGTCCAAAG ATTATGGGTACTACTGCGCTTGTTTAAGCGACGACGATGACATGAGCTCCTCGGGGAATCAGGACGAGGCCCAATCACCACGACCTGAAGTCGTCGGAGGGCCCAGCGGATTCTCAAAGGCCCAGCCCAAGAACACGAGATTCGGCAGCTCCCTGGCTCGGCAGCTGCAGCGGCAGTGCAGCATGTCGCCGCACgccgggcggccgcggcggcgggaggacgAGGACCGGcacgggaggagggggaggatgaCGCGGAACCGGTCGATGGTGGACATGCGGAGCCAGCTGCTGCACCGGACGCTGGTGGAGGAGCTCAACCGCCGCCTCTTCTTCAACACCGTCGGCGCCGTCGAGAACATCGGCTTCCGGGCgccgaccaccaccaccacctcctcgtcgtcgtcgacgcGTGGCAGGAGGAGCAGAGACGACAAGCATCACCAGAACTACGTCATGCTTTGA